The Variovorax sp. PMC12 genome segment CAGATCGGCCATCTTCGGCGCAGCGGCAGCCACGGGTGCCGGCGCGTCCTGAACGGCCGCATCGAATTCTTCCTGTTCGATCTCGATCGCTTCCATGCCTTCGAGCGGCAGTTCGCCACCGGCCTTGCGGCGATCGCGCTCACCTTGCACCAGTTCTTGCAGCTTGTTGCGTGCACCGCTGATGGTGAAGCCCTGGTCGTAGAGCAGGTCACGGATGCGGCGGATCATCAGCACCTCGTGGTGCTGGTAGTAGCGGCGGTTGCCGCGCCGCTTCATGGGCCGCAGTTGCGTGAACTCCTGCTCCCAATAGCGCAGCACGTGCGGCTTGACGCCGCAGAGCTCGCCCACCTCACCGATGGTGAAGTAGCGTTTGACAGGAATCGGCGGGAGCGTTTTCTCCATTGAAATCAAGACTGTGCGCGGGAAACCTTAGAGATTACTCTACGCAAGCGCGCAGCACCAAGCACTATTCATTCACTCGGTGCCAAGGCTCCACTCGACTTCGGTCGCCGCACCGCCCTGCGGCTCGATGCTGCCGTGAATCTGTTCCTTGAGCTTGGCGCTCGCGTGGAAAGTGGCCACGCGGCGCTCACCGATCGGAATGGCTTCGCCGGTACGCGGATTGCGCCCCGGCCGCGGTGCCTTCACGCGGATTTGGAAGTTGCCGAAGCCCGAGATCTTCACGTCCGTGCCTTCGATGAGGCTCCTTGCCACGAGCTCGAAGAACGCCTCGACCATGTCCTTGGACTCACGCTTGTTCAGGCCGATCTGCTCGAACAGCAGGTCTGCCAGGTGCGCCTTGGTGAGCGCAGGCGTTTCCAGGGCCTCGAGCGTGAAGTCGGCAGCATTCATTCTCTTCACCCCCTCAAGCGGCCGCCGAGCTTGGCGCCCAATTGTTCGACGATGGCACGCACCGCAGGCTCGACCTGCTCGTCCGTCAGCGTGGCGCTGTCGCTCTGGAAGCTCAGGCGCACCGCCATGCTCTTCTCGCCCTGTGCCAGCGCGCCCGGCGCAGCCACGGCGCCATCGCGCAGCGGCTGGGGACGGTAGATGTCGAACAGCGTCGCATCGCGCAGCAGGCCCTGCGCGGCCGTGGCCGCGCGGATGGTCTGCATCAGCGCGTCGTGCGTGACGGCTTCGGCCACGACGACGGCGATGTCGCGCTCCACGGCCTGGTGCTTGGGCACCGGCTGCGCCACGGGCACGGGGCGCGCCGTCACTGCGTCGAGATCGAGTTCGAACAGCACCGGCGCCTGGGCAAAGTCCCACTTCTGGCGCCAGCGCGGATGCAGTTCACCGACGAAGCCGATGGCCTTGCCGTCGACCAGCACGCGTGCCGAACGGCCCGGGTGCAGCGCGGGATGTTCGGCTGCCTCGAAGCTCGGCACCAGCGGCGCGAGCAGTGCTTCCACGTCACCCTTGACGTCGTAGAAGTCGATGCGCTCGGGCTTGCCGTCCCAACGCGCTTCGTCGGCATCGCCCCACGCAAGGCCCGCCACGCGCATCGGCTGATGAACGCCGCGCACGGTGCTGTCGGTGGTGGCGACACTGTCGTCGCGCAGGTAGACACGGCCCAGCTCGAACACACGCACGCGCGGCGCCTTGCGATCGAGGTTGAACTTGAGCACCTGCAGCAGCGAACCCAGCAGCGACGAACGCATCACGCTCATCTGGCTGGCGATGGGGTTCAGCAGCTTGATCGGATTGGCATTGCCGGCAAGGTCCTGCTCCCAATGCGCCTCGACGAAACTGAAGTTGATCGTTTCCTGATAGCCCAGCGCCGCAACGGCGCGGCGCACCGCAAAGCGGCCACGCTGCGCCTCGGGCCGCACACGGGCCGTGATCGGCGCGAGCGGCGCGGTGGTCGGCAGGTTGTTGAAGCCGATCAGGCGCGCCACTTCTTCGATCAGGTCTTCTTCGATGAGCAGGTCGAAGCGATGCGGCGGCGGGGTCACGGTCAGCGTGCCTTCGCCTTCGGTGATGGCAAAGCCCAGCCGGTTCAGCGCGTCGGCGCATTGCGCCTGCGTCAGCGGCATGCCGATCACGCGCGCGGCGCGCGCCACGCGAAGCGTGACGGGGACGGCCTCGGGCACGTGCAGTTTCTGGTCGTCCATCGCGCCGGCCTGGCCGCCGCAGATTTCGACGATCAACTGCGTGATGCGCTCGATGATCTGCACGGTGCGGCTCGGATCGACGCCGCGCTCGTAGCGATGGCCGGCGTCGGTCGAGAAGTTGAAGCGGCGCGAGCGGCCCTGCACGGCGGCAGGCCACCAGAACGCGGCCTCGACGTAGATGTTCTGCGTGTCGTCCGAAACGGAGGTGGCGTCGCCGCCCATGATGCCGGCGAGCGACTCGACCTCGCGGTCGTCGGCAATCACGCCGACCTTGTCGTCCACC includes the following:
- a CDS encoding MerR family transcriptional regulator produces the protein MEKTLPPIPVKRYFTIGEVGELCGVKPHVLRYWEQEFTQLRPMKRRGNRRYYQHHEVLMIRRIRDLLYDQGFTISGARNKLQELVQGERDRRKAGGELPLEGMEAIEIEQEEFDAAVQDAPAPVAAAAPKMADLSQLLNLRRELFEIRELLTVGH
- a CDS encoding integration host factor subunit alpha, coding for MNAADFTLEALETPALTKAHLADLLFEQIGLNKRESKDMVEAFFELVARSLIEGTDVKISGFGNFQIRVKAPRPGRNPRTGEAIPIGERRVATFHASAKLKEQIHGSIEPQGGAATEVEWSLGTE
- the pheT gene encoding phenylalanine--tRNA ligase subunit beta, encoding MQFPESWLREFCNPPLDSAELAETLTMGGFEVEERRPVAPPFTRIVVGEIKEAEQHPNADRLRVCQVDVGQGALLNIVCGAPNARVGIKVPCALVGAELPPGEDGKPFLIKLGKLRGVESQGMLCSARELHLSEDHGGLLELAADAPIGADVRDVLKLDDSLLTLKLTPNLAHGLSVYGVARELAALTGAPLKTPAIAPVAPAFSDVLPVKVEAPELCGRFSGRIVRGVNTKVATPAWMVERLARCGQRSVTPLVDISNYVMFEYGQPSHIFDLDKIHGGLTVRWGKAGEQLKLLNGTTITVDDKVGVIADDREVESLAGIMGGDATSVSDDTQNIYVEAAFWWPAAVQGRSRRFNFSTDAGHRYERGVDPSRTVQIIERITQLIVEICGGQAGAMDDQKLHVPEAVPVTLRVARAARVIGMPLTQAQCADALNRLGFAITEGEGTLTVTPPPHRFDLLIEEDLIEEVARLIGFNNLPTTAPLAPITARVRPEAQRGRFAVRRAVAALGYQETINFSFVEAHWEQDLAGNANPIKLLNPIASQMSVMRSSLLGSLLQVLKFNLDRKAPRVRVFELGRVYLRDDSVATTDSTVRGVHQPMRVAGLAWGDADEARWDGKPERIDFYDVKGDVEALLAPLVPSFEAAEHPALHPGRSARVLVDGKAIGFVGELHPRWRQKWDFAQAPVLFELDLDAVTARPVPVAQPVPKHQAVERDIAVVVAEAVTHDALMQTIRAATAAQGLLRDATLFDIYRPQPLRDGAVAAPGALAQGEKSMAVRLSFQSDSATLTDEQVEPAVRAIVEQLGAKLGGRLRG